A genomic segment from Frateuria edaphi encodes:
- the treS gene encoding maltose alpha-D-glucosyltransferase, producing the protein MSAHPRTPKRSFTSDPLWYKDAIIYQVHVKSFFDSNDDGVGDFQGLIDKLDYIAELGVNTLWLLPFYPSPRRDDGYDISEYKDVHPDYGRLGDAKRFIAAAHARGLRVITELVINHTSDQHPWFQRARLAKPGSAARNFYVWSDTDQAYSGTRIIFLDTEKSNWTWDAVAGQYFWHRFFSHQPDLNFDNPAVLKAVLGVMRFWLDIGVDGLRLDAVPYLIEREGTNNENLPETHDILKLIRKEIDEHYPDRMLLAEANQWPEDTQDYFGDGDECHMAFHFPLMPRMYMAIAREDRFPITDIMRQTPAIPENCQWAIFLRNHDELTLEMVTDAERDYLWETYAADRRARINLGIRRRLSPLLERDRRRIELMNSLVITMPGTPVLYYGDELGMGDNIHLGDRDGVRTPMQWSMDRNGGFSKADPAKLVLPPIMDPLYGYQAVNAEAQARDPHSLLNWTRRVLAVRKRYRAFGRGSIRFLFPGNRKILAYLREYEDEQVLCVANMSRTLQAVELDLGVFDGRVPVEILGGTSFPPIGRLPYLLTLPPFGFYAFQLCANAQMPAWHQPPAEPMPDFETLVLRGPLVEGPVMAHHRGALERDVLPTYLGRRRWFGAKDRGIASISVMYGQPWPDRGEDLVITEIIATLNDGGIERYCLPLGIIWEDENPPARAQQLALARVRRGRRVGYLTDGFVLDAFVSGLLRGLRNRQELPLKRGGVIQFTATAAFDALEFPPDAENRWLSAEQSNSSVIVHERGMLKLYRHIAHGINPELEMGRHLTRVGYANTPPLLGEVLHVGADGIPSALAVLQGFVRNQGDAWRWTLDYLQRTWDEFSHAEDDAARAEILADYDSFAAAVGTRLGELHAVLAQPSEDDAFRPETADATHLDGWAADARAQLQRALDALESLDPEDGGLRAQRDRLFARREALCQRIDTLARHGAGALRTRVHGDFHLGQVLVVQGDAWLIDFEGEPARPLEDRRIKTTPLRDVAGFLRSLDYVAAVAQRGEEGVAPIEDPLFAPFLERFRLRASEVFLGAYVAVLERAAVRWISAKALAPMLELFLLDKAAYEIAYEAANRPGWLGVPLQGLLRLTDEAAIGEAAP; encoded by the coding sequence ATGAGCGCCCATCCCAGAACCCCCAAGCGCAGCTTCACCAGCGACCCGCTCTGGTACAAGGACGCGATCATCTACCAGGTGCACGTCAAGTCGTTCTTCGACTCCAACGACGACGGCGTGGGTGACTTCCAGGGCCTGATCGACAAGCTCGACTACATCGCGGAGCTCGGCGTCAACACGCTCTGGCTGCTGCCGTTCTATCCCAGCCCGCGGCGCGACGACGGCTACGACATCTCCGAATACAAGGACGTCCATCCGGACTACGGGCGGCTCGGCGACGCCAAGCGCTTCATCGCCGCCGCGCATGCGCGCGGCTTGCGCGTGATCACCGAGCTGGTCATCAACCACACCTCCGACCAGCACCCGTGGTTCCAGCGCGCCCGACTGGCCAAGCCCGGTTCGGCCGCGCGCAACTTCTACGTGTGGTCGGACACGGACCAGGCCTATTCGGGCACCCGCATCATCTTCCTCGACACCGAGAAGTCGAACTGGACCTGGGACGCGGTCGCCGGCCAGTACTTCTGGCATCGCTTCTTCTCGCACCAGCCGGATCTCAACTTCGACAACCCGGCGGTGCTCAAGGCCGTGCTCGGCGTGATGCGCTTCTGGCTGGACATCGGCGTCGACGGCCTGCGGCTGGACGCCGTGCCGTACCTGATCGAACGCGAGGGCACCAACAACGAGAACCTCCCCGAGACGCACGACATCCTCAAACTGATCCGCAAGGAGATCGACGAGCACTATCCCGATCGCATGCTGCTGGCCGAGGCCAACCAGTGGCCGGAAGACACCCAGGACTATTTCGGCGACGGCGACGAATGCCACATGGCGTTCCACTTTCCGCTGATGCCGCGCATGTACATGGCGATCGCGCGCGAGGACCGCTTCCCGATCACCGACATCATGCGGCAGACCCCGGCGATTCCGGAGAACTGCCAGTGGGCGATCTTCCTGCGCAACCATGATGAGCTGACGCTCGAAATGGTCACCGACGCCGAGCGCGACTACCTGTGGGAGACCTACGCGGCCGACCGCCGCGCGCGCATCAACCTGGGCATCCGCCGTCGCCTGTCGCCGCTGCTGGAGCGCGACCGCCGACGCATCGAGCTGATGAACTCGCTGGTCATCACCATGCCCGGCACGCCGGTGCTGTACTACGGCGACGAGCTGGGCATGGGCGACAACATTCACCTGGGCGACCGCGACGGCGTGCGCACGCCCATGCAATGGTCGATGGACCGTAACGGCGGTTTCTCCAAGGCCGATCCGGCCAAGCTGGTGCTGCCGCCGATCATGGATCCGCTGTACGGCTACCAGGCCGTCAACGCCGAGGCGCAGGCGCGCGATCCGCATTCGCTGCTCAACTGGACCCGCCGCGTGCTGGCCGTGCGCAAGCGTTACCGGGCGTTCGGGCGCGGCAGCATCCGGTTCCTGTTCCCGGGCAACCGCAAGATCCTCGCCTATCTGCGCGAGTACGAGGACGAGCAGGTGCTGTGCGTGGCCAACATGTCGCGCACGCTGCAGGCGGTGGAGCTCGACCTGGGCGTGTTCGATGGCCGCGTGCCGGTGGAGATCCTCGGCGGCACCTCCTTCCCGCCGATCGGGCGCCTGCCGTACCTGCTTACCCTCCCGCCGTTCGGCTTCTATGCCTTCCAGCTCTGCGCCAACGCGCAGATGCCGGCGTGGCACCAGCCGCCGGCCGAGCCGATGCCGGACTTCGAAACGCTGGTGCTGCGCGGCCCGCTGGTGGAAGGCCCGGTCATGGCGCACCACCGCGGCGCGCTGGAGCGTGACGTGCTGCCCACCTATCTGGGCCGGCGGCGCTGGTTCGGCGCCAAGGACCGCGGCATCGCCTCGATCAGCGTGATGTACGGCCAGCCCTGGCCGGACCGTGGCGAAGACCTGGTGATCACCGAGATCATCGCCACCCTCAACGACGGCGGCATCGAACGCTACTGCCTGCCACTGGGCATCATCTGGGAGGACGAGAACCCGCCCGCCCGCGCCCAGCAACTGGCGCTGGCGCGCGTACGCCGCGGGCGGCGCGTGGGCTACCTCACCGATGGCTTCGTGCTCGATGCCTTCGTCTCGGGCCTGCTGCGCGGGCTGCGCAATCGCCAGGAGCTGCCGCTCAAGCGCGGCGGGGTGATCCAGTTCACCGCGACGGCCGCGTTCGATGCGCTGGAGTTTCCGCCCGATGCGGAGAACCGCTGGCTGTCGGCCGAGCAGTCCAACAGCTCCGTGATCGTGCACGAACGCGGCATGCTCAAGCTCTACCGGCACATCGCGCACGGCATCAACCCGGAACTGGAGATGGGCCGCCACCTGACCCGCGTGGGGTACGCCAATACGCCACCGCTGCTGGGTGAAGTACTGCACGTCGGGGCCGACGGCATTCCGTCTGCGCTGGCGGTGCTGCAGGGTTTCGTGCGCAACCAGGGCGACGCCTGGCGATGGACGCTGGATTACCTGCAGCGCACCTGGGACGAGTTCAGCCACGCCGAGGACGATGCGGCGCGCGCGGAGATCCTGGCGGACTACGACAGCTTTGCCGCCGCGGTGGGCACGCGCCTGGGCGAACTGCACGCCGTACTCGCGCAGCCGAGCGAGGACGACGCCTTCCGGCCCGAAACCGCCGACGCCACCCACCTGGATGGCTGGGCCGCGGACGCCCGCGCGCAACTCCAGCGCGCGCTGGATGCCCTGGAAAGCCTCGACCCGGAGGACGGTGGCCTGCGCGCGCAGCGCGATCGCTTGTTCGCGCGCCGCGAGGCCCTGTGCCAGCGCATCGATACGCTGGCGCGACACGGCGCAGGTGCGCTGCGCACGCGCGTGCATGGCGACTTCCACCTGGGCCAAGTGCTGGTGGTGCAGGGTGACGCCTGGTTGATCGACTTCGAAGGGGAACCGGCGCGTCCGCTGGAAGACCGGCGCATCAAGACCACGCCGCTGCGTGACGTGGCCGGCTTCCTGCGCTCGCTGGACTATGTCGCCGCGGTGGCGCAGCGCGGCGAGGAAGGCGTGGCGCCGATCGAGGATCCATTGTTCGCGCCGTTCCTGGAACGCTTCCGTTTGCGCGCATCGGAGGTGTTCCTGGGCGCCTATGTCGCGGTGCTCGAGCGCGCGGCGGTGCGTTGGATCAGCGCCAAAGCGCTGGCGCCGATGCTCGAGCTGTTCCTGCTCGACAAGGCCGCCTACGAAATCGCGTACGAAGCCGCGAACCGGCCGGGCTGGCTCGGCGTGCCGTTGCAGGGCCTGCTGCGGCTGACCGACGAGGCCGCCATCGGCGAGGCGGCCCCGTGA